The genomic DNA GTTTCCTGTGGAATCGGGCATCAAATACGAATATGGGTTAAACGTAGATAGATAGTAATTTGGTGCGAAACTTTCCATGGCGCTATTTTCTGATTGAGACAACAGTGATGACATATCGGATGAAGATATTCCATTCGTTCCCGATGTACCATTATTCACTTGAAAAAGCGGATTGGCGTACTTTTGGGTCTGGGCCAGGAAATCCTGCGTCGACATGTTGTTTCCACCAAGCATGTTCGTTATAACTTGGCCGGTTTGATAAGCCGTATTGAAATCGTTTGGATTCAAAGCGACTTCTTCATTAAGACCGGCTAGAAGTGATGAGTTTCCGTTCGATGCAGAGGAGTTTTGAAATAACTCACCATTCGTTTCTGCGGCACTTATTTCCGACTGTAATTGCGGAGACATTCCACTGCTATCCATGGTGGTCGCACTGTTAGCAACAGAAGCCCAGTTCGAATAACTAGGAGACAAGAGAGGATTCCATCCATAACTTGAAATACCGCTTATCACGTGCCAATCCTCCTATTGCCTTTTAAGAAAAATATACCACGAAATTACTTAATGCCCAAGTATTTAACCAGAACGCGAAAGTCATGTTAATCGCCACAAGTACAATGGGCATAGAAAAAACCATGCAGATGAATCCACATGGGCACGATTTCGAATTACAGCTTGTAGACGTTCGCAGCTTGTGGGCCTTTTGGTCCTTCAACGATGTCGAACTCTACTCGTTGACCTTCGTCAAGTGATTTGAATCCGTTACCTTGAATTGCGCTGAAGTGTACGAATACATCGTCGCCGCCTTCAACGGAAATGAAACCGAAGCCCTTTTCAGCGTTAAACCACTTAACCGTTCCTTGTTGCAAAAGAATTCCTCCATGGTGCGCAGTGCACATTCAATTTACTGATCCAGCGGATCATGTATTAAGTCCCATTATATGTTTGAAAAAATGCAAATGTTGTCGAAACGTGCCACCTTTGGAGAACCAATTTCTTTTTCCCACCGTTGATACTAAAGGACGAGCGCTGATGTATTGCTACCCCATTTATGCCCCCGTTTGTTACCCCATTTATTACTGGGTTTGTGCCCTCGTTTAATA from Alicyclobacillus dauci includes the following:
- a CDS encoding cold-shock protein, producing MQQGTVKWFNAEKGFGFISVEGGDDVFVHFSAIQGNGFKSLDEGQRVEFDIVEGPKGPQAANVYKL